One window from the genome of Fulvivirga lutea encodes:
- a CDS encoding SET domain-containing protein: MIHPKTELRFINDEIGYGVVATDFIPKGTITWVLDKFDREFTPDQVQNFEDTYKDILEVYSYRNGSGNYILCWDNGRFVNHSFNSNCFTTPYDFEIAIRDIHPGEQLTDDYGYLNVSEPFRACNEGTRRKVVYPDDLIKYAKVWDKKLTLPFKRIPSVEQPLKKLLSQEKWDLIFSIASGERKMDSLLSLYYDQSNKMVG, from the coding sequence ATGATACACCCTAAAACTGAGCTTCGGTTCATAAATGATGAAATAGGCTACGGGGTTGTAGCCACAGATTTCATCCCAAAAGGTACTATTACATGGGTACTTGACAAGTTTGATCGTGAATTTACTCCCGATCAGGTGCAGAACTTTGAGGATACGTATAAAGACATTCTTGAAGTTTATTCTTACCGAAATGGAAGCGGCAATTATATTCTTTGTTGGGACAACGGCCGCTTTGTAAATCACAGTTTTAACTCAAACTGCTTCACTACTCCTTATGATTTTGAAATTGCCATTAGAGATATACACCCTGGTGAGCAATTAACAGATGATTATGGTTATTTAAATGTATCGGAGCCATTTAGAGCCTGCAATGAAGGGACACGAAGAAAGGTGGTTTACCCTGATGATTTAATAAAGTATGCTAAGGTTTGGGATAAAAAATTAACCCTCCCATTTAAAAGAATACCTAGTGTAGAGCAGCCATTGAAAAAATTACTATCACAAGAGAAATGGGATTTGATTTTCTCAATAGCATCAGGTGAAAGAAAAATGGATTCCTTGTTAAGCTTGTATTACGATCAGAGTAATAAGATGGTAGGGTAA
- a CDS encoding acyl-CoA thioesterase codes for MENHPGRTVEYSRTTITELMIPSYANFGGKIHGGILLSLIDKVAYACASKHAGNYCVTVSVDGVEFLQPVEVGDLVSLHASINYVGRTSLVVGIKVIAENVKQGSVKHTNTSYVTMVAKDDDNKPTIVPPLILDKPVEVRRFYEAMRRKELNRSFNEKMDETKANIDMDDAVSLLKDQRCNVKLD; via the coding sequence ATGGAAAACCACCCCGGAAGAACTGTAGAGTATTCACGAACCACGATTACAGAGCTTATGATTCCTTCATACGCCAATTTCGGGGGTAAAATTCATGGTGGTATTTTATTGTCGCTCATTGATAAGGTTGCTTATGCCTGTGCCAGTAAACATGCAGGCAACTATTGTGTAACTGTTTCTGTAGATGGTGTAGAGTTTTTACAACCTGTGGAAGTTGGAGACCTGGTTTCGTTACATGCTTCTATTAATTATGTAGGAAGAACTTCGCTGGTAGTTGGCATAAAAGTAATTGCAGAAAACGTGAAGCAAGGCAGTGTGAAGCACACCAATACTTCTTATGTAACGATGGTAGCCAAAGATGATGACAACAAACCGACCATAGTTCCTCCTCTTATATTGGATAAACCCGTAGAGGTAAGGCGATTTTACGAAGCCATGAGAAGAAAAGAACTTAATCGCTCATTCAACGAAAAAATGGATGAAACCAAAGCCAATATTGACATGGATGATGCGGTTAGCCTTTTAAAAGATCAAAGATGTAATGTAAAGTTAGATTGA
- a CDS encoding FG-GAP-like repeat-containing protein, with protein sequence MSNLNQLLAKRLKAKHQKLSSRFLKGIEEGNFQTLTTRKKYSVVERLKKVERQLKELGAKANIKTGLSFKHWAVALALGIVVTSTSLAQKNEPNKKWANRVNKNNGAGAKTEAQNIFFTQVQQLGEGASAGAFIGDFDNDGDDDAIYLTYTEAPVMLINNGDFTFNQQIIPITNFDALRLADLSDFDGDGDLDLLTVRGQNGYPLSTNILRNDGNGNFIEELGSIGNDLLDSDKVLFADFDGDGDTDYAYNDQSVSPFSVSIYLNNTFNFTQYSTSTGFGGYGVFQIYGVADMDGDSDLDIVYRGQDPGFNNGIRILTNDGSGNFTDNSGFFYLFGYDEIAIGNLDNDGDVDILLSANLYPDVQLTPLLQTSPGVFTAGTLFTATNGNRADDLIIRDLNNDNNPEVIMSSENRETFIFENSGSAIFINPQVLSGSVLPANLDGNGDIDLFVSNGNIESYENTGGLTFSLNPTNIVTVANSYDIDLVDIDSDGDLDIIQGAIPRVWLNDGSGQNFVLSQEATSYSNEKHVFGRLDGDADLDFVAIPDNGNIIYPGFDIWTTNAGTLSFNSNRGYGVYETIDIGLADLDGDTDLDIALIAREGSTQFYLRTLINNGGLSFSQQTNLSIPLTSDGGKFEIGNIDADADLEIVLAYGYTVEKFDNDGAGNFTSSGIVYNGSPSLDASVIILADLDNDSDLDLFIGNSEEYAGNQYTLFNDGTGAFFAHPGGYLGFDSGGYIYQASVADVDNDGDLDIATANYGQGIQFFLNDGTGVFVRDDLSLGKGDEYTTLAFGDLDGDSDLDLVTGGYYIANKVFKNLGNVLEADSTALVAFYDATNGDNWTNTQEGTNPWKVGNVDTWFGVSAAADGVTALTLPNNNIEGPIPAEFNQLGRLTDVDLSGNLINDIQSNLSGLTALTSIDLSNNKLDFGDFELIGSLPGLVIGEQEANDVASFDLIPAGSATSVTFSIAGSANEYQWFRNGAIANGETTNTVDIASIDRSNMGDYYCEATNPDVPGLTITSATKTVLATAVCTGQININETDPATDGDVLLMRINSNGFDTTQVVIMNSTGQFQMNDVVLADYILASVVDTIAHPDAIPTYFGNTVFWAEADTLFINGDLTADVTAVFSANPTGDVGQFAGYLEEEIPDGGRIEARGRVSGAGVTLRRGRSTSKGEGAGELAYYVYTNDAGEFMVRGVEPGEYNIDIQYPGYPMDENSFIDITIGTGPKDSQVSIEALVDQGVISVRQLVILATEEFNNGILFYPNPTSDYLKVLDNENRGKLKVEVFTASGRKLKHLNFTDEVSIDVRELPAGQYIVTVRDDNGNELETRRILIE encoded by the coding sequence ATGAGTAATTTAAACCAACTACTCGCTAAAAGGCTAAAAGCCAAGCATCAAAAACTATCTTCCAGGTTTCTTAAGGGAATAGAGGAAGGGAACTTTCAAACCTTAACGACAAGAAAAAAATATAGTGTTGTTGAAAGGCTAAAAAAAGTTGAAAGGCAATTAAAGGAGCTTGGAGCAAAGGCTAATATTAAAACAGGTTTAAGTTTTAAACACTGGGCAGTGGCATTAGCACTCGGTATTGTTGTAACATCAACCTCATTGGCGCAAAAGAATGAGCCCAATAAGAAGTGGGCAAATAGAGTTAATAAGAATAATGGTGCTGGTGCAAAAACTGAGGCTCAAAATATATTCTTCACTCAAGTTCAGCAACTTGGCGAAGGAGCCAGCGCTGGAGCATTTATTGGAGATTTCGATAATGATGGTGATGATGATGCGATATATCTAACTTACACTGAGGCACCTGTAATGCTCATCAATAATGGAGACTTTACATTTAATCAACAGATTATTCCGATCACCAATTTTGATGCATTGAGATTAGCTGATCTTTCTGATTTTGATGGAGATGGAGATTTGGATTTGCTGACAGTCAGAGGACAGAACGGTTACCCTCTTTCAACGAATATTTTACGAAATGATGGTAATGGTAATTTTATTGAGGAATTAGGAAGTATAGGTAATGATTTACTGGATTCGGATAAAGTGCTTTTCGCGGATTTTGATGGAGATGGTGATACAGACTATGCTTACAATGATCAATCTGTAAGTCCTTTTAGTGTTTCTATCTACTTAAATAATACGTTTAATTTCACTCAATATTCTACTAGTACTGGATTTGGAGGCTATGGTGTCTTTCAAATTTATGGTGTGGCAGATATGGATGGAGATTCTGATCTTGATATTGTTTATCGAGGCCAAGATCCTGGATTTAACAATGGTATTAGAATTTTGACTAATGATGGGTCGGGTAACTTCACTGACAACTCCGGCTTCTTTTATCTATTTGGATATGATGAAATAGCTATCGGTAATTTAGATAACGATGGTGATGTGGATATCTTATTAAGTGCTAATCTATATCCTGACGTTCAACTAACACCTTTGTTACAGACATCTCCCGGAGTCTTTACTGCAGGTACACTTTTTACAGCAACAAATGGAAACAGAGCAGATGATTTAATCATCAGGGATTTAAATAATGATAATAACCCTGAAGTGATTATGAGTTCTGAAAACAGAGAAACATTCATTTTCGAAAATTCCGGCTCAGCAATATTTATAAACCCACAAGTACTGAGTGGTAGCGTATTGCCTGCCAATTTAGATGGCAATGGTGATATTGACTTATTCGTTAGTAACGGAAATATAGAATCATATGAAAATACTGGCGGTCTTACCTTCTCTTTAAATCCTACTAATATCGTAACTGTTGCTAATTCCTACGACATTGATTTAGTAGATATTGACAGTGATGGTGACTTAGATATTATACAAGGCGCTATTCCAAGAGTTTGGCTCAATGATGGCTCAGGACAGAATTTTGTTTTGAGTCAGGAAGCAACGTCTTATTCTAATGAAAAACATGTGTTTGGTAGATTAGATGGAGATGCCGATTTAGACTTTGTTGCCATTCCAGACAATGGGAACATTATTTACCCTGGTTTTGATATTTGGACTACGAATGCCGGTACACTTTCATTCAATTCTAACAGAGGATATGGCGTGTATGAAACCATCGACATCGGTCTGGCAGATTTAGATGGAGATACGGATTTGGATATTGCATTAATTGCCAGAGAAGGATCAACGCAGTTTTATTTGCGAACTCTCATTAATAATGGAGGTCTAAGTTTTAGTCAACAAACTAATCTAAGTATTCCCTTAACCTCTGATGGCGGAAAGTTTGAAATAGGAAATATAGATGCAGATGCGGATTTAGAAATAGTTTTGGCTTATGGTTATACTGTTGAAAAATTTGATAATGACGGGGCAGGTAATTTTACTTCTAGTGGTATAGTATACAACGGCTCTCCAAGTTTAGATGCTAGTGTAATTATTCTTGCAGATCTGGATAACGATTCTGATTTAGACTTATTCATTGGTAATAGTGAGGAATATGCTGGCAATCAGTACACATTATTTAATGATGGAACAGGGGCATTCTTTGCTCACCCTGGAGGGTATCTTGGATTTGATTCAGGAGGGTACATTTATCAAGCTTCTGTCGCAGATGTAGACAATGATGGGGATTTAGATATCGCCACAGCAAATTATGGACAAGGCATTCAGTTTTTTCTAAATGATGGTACAGGAGTCTTTGTAAGAGATGATCTTAGCTTAGGAAAAGGAGATGAATATACGACATTGGCTTTTGGAGATTTAGATGGAGATAGCGATTTAGATTTAGTAACTGGCGGCTACTATATTGCTAACAAAGTATTCAAGAACTTAGGGAATGTTTTAGAAGCAGATTCAACTGCATTAGTTGCTTTTTATGATGCTACTAATGGAGACAATTGGACAAATACACAAGAAGGTACTAATCCATGGAAAGTAGGAAATGTTGATACCTGGTTTGGTGTATCTGCTGCGGCAGACGGAGTAACGGCTTTGACCTTGCCAAATAATAATATAGAAGGCCCAATACCAGCAGAATTTAATCAATTAGGTCGATTAACCGATGTTGATCTTAGCGGGAACTTAATCAACGATATTCAAAGTAACTTATCTGGATTAACGGCACTCACTAGTATAGATCTTTCAAATAATAAATTAGACTTTGGAGATTTTGAACTCATTGGCAGTCTACCAGGCTTGGTGATTGGAGAACAAGAGGCAAACGATGTTGCTTCATTTGATTTGATTCCAGCAGGAAGTGCCACTTCTGTTACGTTTAGTATTGCTGGATCGGCCAACGAATATCAATGGTTTAGAAATGGGGCTATAGCAAACGGAGAAACTACAAATACAGTGGATATAGCCTCAATTGATAGAAGTAATATGGGTGATTATTATTGCGAGGCTACTAACCCAGATGTGCCTGGCCTAACTATTACTTCTGCAACTAAAACAGTTTTGGCTACGGCCGTGTGTACTGGTCAGATTAACATCAATGAAACTGACCCAGCCACTGATGGAGATGTGTTACTCATGAGGATAAATTCAAACGGGTTCGATACTACTCAAGTAGTTATAATGAATAGCACAGGTCAGTTCCAAATGAATGATGTAGTTCTTGCTGATTACATTTTAGCTAGTGTGGTTGATACAATTGCTCACCCCGATGCAATACCTACTTATTTTGGTAATACAGTTTTTTGGGCGGAAGCAGATACACTTTTTATTAATGGTGATCTTACTGCGGACGTTACAGCCGTTTTTAGCGCCAACCCAACGGGTGATGTTGGCCAATTTGCAGGTTATTTGGAAGAAGAAATTCCTGATGGTGGTAGGATAGAGGCCAGAGGCAGAGTGAGTGGCGCAGGTGTAACATTGAGAAGAGGAAGAAGCACCTCTAAAGGTGAAGGAGCCGGTGAATTAGCATACTACGTATACACGAATGATGCTGGAGAATTTATGGTTAGAGGCGTTGAACCGGGCGAATATAATATTGATATACAATACCCTGGTTATCCTATGGATGAGAATTCATTTATTGATATAACAATTGGTACTGGACCAAAAGATAGCCAGGTTTCAATTGAAGCGTTGGTTGATCAAGGAGTTATTTCTGTAAGACAACTTGTGATACTCGCTACAGAGGAGTTTAATAATGGAATATTGTTTTACCCGAATCCAACAAGCGATTACCTGAAAGTATTAGATAACGAGAATCGAGGAAAATTAAAAGTGGAGGTGTTTACAGCCAGTGGCAGAAAATTGAAACATTTGAATTTTACCGATGAAGTAAGTATTGATGTGCGCGAGTTACCAGCAGGACAATATATTGTTACTGTTAGAGATGACAACGGAAATGAGTTAGAAACCAGAAGAATATTGATTGAGTAA
- a CDS encoding TIGR03032 family protein, with the protein MPELLLGLKCSVAISTYQTGKVVLFSAKDENQLIQLPRNFDKPMGLALENGKLAIATRDELIITTNAPGMARNYPANPNTYDSLFIPRVTYHTGTLDLHDITYSNKGLVGVNTLFSCLSTFDSDFSFKNFWKPHFITELKPEDRCHLNGLAIDKEGNPKYVTALGHGDQGREWKDKMLEGGILMDVESNSIIGDKLPVPHSPRIYNDGLWMLLSATGEVVKVNVADGKYDVVTKLNGFVRGMDRIGDYLFVATSKLRPNSSLFKEAPVAKNSVVCGISVIYIPTGQPCGHILYQTSVEELFDLKILPGMMRPNVLNHAKQMHKSSVITEQEVFWAQPEKEENKESVTS; encoded by the coding sequence ATGCCAGAGTTGCTACTCGGTTTAAAGTGTTCTGTTGCTATTAGCACATACCAAACGGGCAAGGTTGTTTTATTTTCAGCCAAAGATGAAAACCAGCTTATTCAGCTTCCAAGAAATTTTGATAAGCCCATGGGCTTAGCGTTAGAAAACGGAAAGCTAGCTATTGCCACAAGGGACGAGCTAATAATAACCACAAATGCCCCTGGAATGGCCAGGAATTATCCGGCTAATCCAAATACTTATGACAGTCTCTTTATACCCAGGGTTACATATCATACAGGCACATTAGACCTTCACGACATCACTTATTCAAATAAGGGGTTAGTAGGAGTGAATACATTATTTAGTTGCTTATCAACTTTTGATTCAGACTTTAGCTTTAAAAACTTTTGGAAGCCCCACTTTATCACTGAATTAAAGCCGGAAGATAGGTGCCATTTAAATGGATTGGCCATTGATAAAGAAGGTAATCCTAAATATGTAACAGCATTAGGACATGGGGATCAAGGCCGAGAGTGGAAGGATAAAATGCTGGAAGGAGGCATATTAATGGACGTTGAATCTAATTCGATTATTGGCGATAAATTACCAGTACCTCACTCACCAAGAATTTATAATGACGGTTTATGGATGTTACTTTCTGCCACGGGCGAAGTTGTTAAGGTAAATGTAGCAGATGGTAAATACGATGTGGTAACAAAATTGAATGGTTTTGTACGTGGGATGGATAGAATTGGTGATTATTTATTTGTTGCCACTTCTAAATTAAGACCAAACAGTTCATTGTTTAAAGAAGCTCCCGTAGCTAAAAACTCTGTGGTATGCGGAATTTCCGTCATTTATATTCCTACGGGGCAACCCTGCGGACACATACTTTATCAAACCTCGGTGGAGGAATTATTTGATTTGAAAATTTTACCTGGCATGATGCGGCCAAATGTGTTAAATCATGCCAAGCAAATGCATAAGTCATCAGTAATTACTGAACAAGAAGTTTTCTGGGCTCAACCGGAAAAAGAAGAAAATAAAGAATCTGTTACATCATGA
- a CDS encoding lysophospholipid acyltransferase family protein has protein sequence MKIIRGLHTVYALIIFMILFILLLPLFLIPIFRQSQFHLTGIFNRIWANLFFRLTFFPIDLEYRFNYKEKRQYVFCPNHFSYLDIPTMGLNKINAVFVGKNDMENIPLFGYMYRKLHITVDRTSLKSRYNTILRSFEAIDEGKSLMIFPEGGILTNNVPEMVKFKDGAFRTAIEKQIPIVPVTIPYNWIILPDGQWLPKVRTIKVIYHEPIETKGLTLENLAELKQQTFDTIDQELKKALNES, from the coding sequence TTGAAAATAATTAGAGGCCTTCACACAGTTTATGCGCTGATCATTTTTATGATCCTGTTTATTCTGCTCCTACCCCTATTTTTAATACCTATTTTCAGACAAAGTCAATTTCATCTTACAGGCATATTCAATAGAATTTGGGCAAATCTATTCTTCAGGCTTACCTTCTTTCCAATTGATCTGGAATATAGATTCAATTACAAGGAGAAAAGACAATATGTGTTCTGCCCTAACCATTTTTCGTATTTGGATATCCCAACAATGGGTTTAAATAAAATTAACGCAGTTTTCGTGGGAAAAAACGATATGGAGAATATTCCATTATTCGGCTATATGTATCGAAAACTGCACATAACAGTAGATCGAACTAGTTTAAAAAGCAGGTATAATACTATTCTGAGATCATTTGAAGCTATTGATGAAGGCAAGAGCCTAATGATTTTTCCTGAAGGCGGTATTTTAACTAACAATGTGCCTGAAATGGTAAAATTTAAGGATGGAGCATTCCGAACGGCCATAGAGAAACAAATTCCAATAGTGCCGGTAACTATTCCTTATAATTGGATAATTTTGCCTGATGGTCAATGGTTGCCAAAGGTCAGAACCATTAAAGTAATCTATCACGAACCGATAGAAACTAAGGGTCTAACATTAGAAAATTTGGCTGAACTTAAGCAACAGACATTCGATACTATTGATCAGGAATTGAAGAAAGCACTCAATGAAAGTTGA
- the gatC gene encoding Asp-tRNA(Asn)/Glu-tRNA(Gln) amidotransferase subunit GatC has protein sequence MKVDRELLNKTAHLARLEFDEKSAESMMADMSKIITWVEKLNEVDTEGVAPLTTMSHEVNVLREDEVKPHLSHERALKNAPKKDADFFRVPKVME, from the coding sequence ATGAAAGTTGATAGAGAATTATTAAATAAAACTGCGCACCTGGCAAGACTTGAGTTTGATGAGAAATCAGCAGAATCTATGATGGCTGATATGTCCAAAATCATCACATGGGTTGAAAAACTCAACGAAGTAGATACTGAAGGTGTGGCTCCGCTTACTACAATGTCTCACGAAGTAAATGTGCTAAGAGAAGATGAAGTTAAACCACATTTAAGTCATGAGCGTGCATTAAAAAATGCACCAAAAAAGGATGCTGATTTTTTCAGAGTCCCAAAAGTAATGGAGTAA
- a CDS encoding tetratricopeptide repeat protein, with product MQTNYFWNTWPKEGRNLYLLFLGGLLLSILWMCYHYFAGIHSFLDWNILAEVDKTGILVDVFKIGPFNLTQNVESTYFLQKYAGTAPLISSTDYYIFLAIISICASVLIALISAFKKFWYFIGVALFTFFLVSLKLELLLLFDSNDKIGLITAILLYLPLSYLFNQFWTQTSLIKRIGAFLIITGALALFFYLSAATPKPFFYLATSLNSAATVLSLVFIFTVAHEIVAGFAFLLFGSGTTTTKNGTVHFLIISIIYLTNVVFAYLHEANLVDWNIFYLDVYLLLTVSAILGIWGFRHRENQYDFALKFAPTGALLYLTFGIICFTTIAHFYNIGNDAGLEIFRDFILYAHMGFGFIFVLYTLANFAGLLKSKLAIYKVIYKPTNMPYFTFRFAGLIVVIAFVLKANWKVPVFQNSASNYNSVADYHHSNGENLLAERYYLEASEYALFNHKSNYSIAIINDRMNNEERAIIRYKEAIKKYPSPQAYINLSILFNKQNRFFDALFTLRDGQKKFPQSTEIQNALGLQYGKTNVIDSAIYFLDKAATNNPKKGSAASNILALIASNNLSIDVDSVLKEYAVEANPVSLNNTLVLSNKNRKIKELAYNFSDSALSTIDISILSNKAINRLFSADSFNTKELKAYAEYERNYVAREGLDYLYCLHQYKNKQVHTAFRKLNWMASTREKIAAKYFDDLGLWALEQEAPEVAAQYFQWSLDRNYEEAKFHLAIALSEMQHENAALAWQDLSVNGPTDLRSISEKMYALMSSKLDENASDYDKTLYARYRLSYSDTSEFKQLIKSIKDPNYRASAVLTMCEKLWDRELIESTINVYSLIENIAITDKQLFENIQFFELNMLAYQGQIRDLASKINQGVEFGPERFLEKALYTGLIAFSSGDSIMAKKQFDILGDRNPFYEESVISSAEFMNLTDKFEAYNMLLNATEINPNSIKLLIAYIYQCGRIEQETYAKSGLEKIKTMVSDSEYTKIKSTYDKILEEASNAW from the coding sequence ATGCAAACAAACTATTTCTGGAATACCTGGCCCAAAGAAGGTCGTAATTTATACCTGCTTTTTTTAGGCGGATTGTTACTATCAATCCTGTGGATGTGCTACCACTATTTTGCTGGTATTCACAGTTTTTTAGATTGGAATATTTTAGCCGAAGTAGATAAAACAGGAATTTTAGTTGACGTATTTAAGATAGGCCCGTTTAATCTTACACAAAATGTAGAAAGCACTTATTTTCTGCAAAAATATGCCGGAACAGCACCATTAATATCCTCTACAGATTATTACATTTTCTTAGCGATTATAAGCATCTGCGCCTCAGTGCTCATTGCATTGATAAGTGCTTTTAAAAAATTCTGGTACTTCATTGGTGTAGCTTTATTCACTTTCTTTCTGGTAAGTCTTAAACTAGAGCTTTTATTACTATTTGATAGCAATGACAAAATAGGGTTAATCACTGCTATACTACTCTATCTGCCTTTATCTTATCTTTTTAATCAATTCTGGACACAAACAAGCTTAATAAAAAGAATTGGTGCCTTTTTGATTATTACAGGCGCATTGGCTCTGTTCTTCTATCTTTCAGCAGCTACGCCAAAACCATTTTTCTATTTGGCGACATCGCTCAATTCAGCAGCAACCGTTTTGAGTCTGGTATTCATTTTCACGGTAGCGCATGAAATAGTTGCCGGATTTGCATTTTTATTATTCGGATCTGGAACAACCACCACTAAAAATGGTACCGTTCACTTCTTAATTATCAGCATTATATATCTGACAAACGTGGTATTCGCCTATCTTCATGAAGCTAACCTTGTTGATTGGAATATATTTTATTTAGATGTGTACTTACTCTTAACTGTAAGTGCCATTCTTGGTATTTGGGGATTTAGACACCGCGAAAACCAATATGATTTTGCCCTGAAATTTGCCCCCACAGGCGCTCTGCTTTACTTAACCTTTGGTATAATCTGTTTCACCACAATTGCCCATTTTTATAACATAGGAAATGATGCAGGCCTCGAGATTTTTCGGGATTTTATCTTATATGCCCACATGGGGTTTGGGTTCATTTTCGTTTTGTATACCCTGGCCAATTTTGCAGGACTTCTAAAAAGTAAACTGGCTATCTACAAAGTAATCTATAAGCCTACAAACATGCCCTATTTCACATTTAGGTTTGCAGGGCTTATTGTAGTGATTGCATTTGTACTTAAGGCTAATTGGAAGGTGCCCGTGTTTCAAAATTCAGCTTCAAACTATAACAGTGTTGCAGATTATCATCATTCCAATGGAGAAAATTTACTTGCCGAGAGATATTACTTAGAGGCCAGTGAATACGCTCTTTTTAATCATAAGTCGAATTACTCTATTGCGATTATTAATGATCGAATGAATAATGAGGAGCGGGCTATAATCCGCTATAAAGAAGCCATTAAGAAATATCCTAGTCCTCAAGCCTATATCAACCTTTCGATTCTGTTTAATAAACAAAACCGATTTTTCGATGCACTATTTACACTTCGAGATGGACAGAAAAAATTTCCTCAGAGCACCGAAATTCAAAATGCCCTTGGCTTGCAATATGGCAAAACCAATGTGATAGATTCTGCCATCTATTTTTTGGATAAGGCAGCTACTAATAACCCTAAAAAAGGAAGTGCTGCCAGCAATATTTTGGCTTTAATTGCATCCAACAATCTTTCTATCGATGTTGATTCAGTATTAAAAGAATATGCAGTAGAGGCAAATCCGGTGAGTTTGAATAACACCCTGGTTTTAAGCAACAAGAATCGAAAAATTAAAGAGTTAGCCTATAACTTTTCTGATTCAGCTTTATCTACCATAGATATATCCATACTTTCAAATAAAGCTATTAACCGGCTATTTAGTGCCGATAGTTTTAACACAAAAGAATTGAAGGCTTATGCTGAATACGAACGAAACTATGTTGCTAGAGAAGGGCTAGACTACCTTTATTGCTTGCATCAATACAAAAATAAGCAAGTGCACACTGCATTCAGAAAGCTCAACTGGATGGCTAGCACAAGGGAAAAAATTGCTGCCAAATATTTTGATGATCTTGGGCTTTGGGCATTGGAGCAAGAAGCACCAGAAGTAGCTGCTCAGTATTTCCAGTGGTCTTTAGATAGAAACTATGAAGAAGCTAAGTTTCATTTAGCCATCGCCTTATCTGAAATGCAACATGAAAATGCTGCACTTGCCTGGCAAGATCTTTCAGTAAATGGTCCCACTGATCTGAGGTCAATTTCAGAAAAAATGTATGCGCTGATGTCAAGTAAACTCGATGAAAATGCGAGCGATTACGACAAAACATTATATGCGAGGTATAGGCTCTCCTACAGTGATACTTCAGAATTTAAGCAATTAATAAAATCCATTAAAGACCCCAATTACAGAGCCAGTGCGGTGCTTACTATGTGTGAAAAACTGTGGGATCGTGAACTTATTGAAAGCACGATAAATGTTTACAGCCTTATTGAAAACATTGCGATAACTGATAAGCAGCTTTTTGAAAATATTCAATTCTTTGAATTGAACATGCTGGCATATCAGGGTCAGATTCGTGATTTGGCAAGTAAAATTAACCAGGGTGTTGAGTTTGGGCCGGAAAGGTTTTTGGAAAAAGCACTTTATACAGGATTAATAGCCTTCTCAAGTGGTGACTCTATCATGGCCAAAAAGCAATTTGATATTCTTGGAGATCGAAATCCCTTTTACGAGGAATCAGTTATTTCTTCCGCAGAATTCATGAATCTCACTGACAAGTTTGAAGCTTACAATATGCTTTTAAACGCCACTGAGATTAATCCTAATTCCATTAAACTATTAATAGCATACATTTATCAGTGCGGCAGAATAGAGCAAGAAACCTATGCAAAATCCGGTTTAGAAAAAATAAAGACCATGGTAAGTGACTCAGAGTATACCAAGATAAAATCTACTTATGATAAAATTCTGGAAGAGGCATCAAATGCCTGGTAA